A stretch of DNA from Cannabis sativa cultivar Pink pepper isolate KNU-18-1 chromosome X, ASM2916894v1, whole genome shotgun sequence:
aacatatatattaatataatatgtatgttactaatcaacatctattatatataacatacacataatgtcaatattaaattcacaaataaatatgaaacatatatattttaatatatatcatataaacataatatatattaattacacaactatatatgttacatatctcacacatatatataacatatatacactttaatatacatagatgatatatattatatacacataatatatattatatatacatgtctcatataaatacatagaaaataagtatttctacatattttatctcgcaatatatatgtatattatattatatcttatcatatatatataatacacataACTTATATTCatgctatatattatatatctcatatatatatatacatataataacatgatataaattcaaatatcatattatatatcactatatATCTTAATATGATATAAATACATGATCATGtatatgtcacatatatataactcatatatatcataaatatatatattactatcatatataaaatagtaaatcatATAATATTCATGACcaccatgctcacccatgaatggttttcacataaaatctcttatccttgtattttcaaaatcttgatttatctcctcttccattgaaaaaggaataagcttttgattgttagagattttataacaatggaagaaaatcaagatttattacaactctattgtaatacaatacaaggaccaacaaagagattaaataaatgttacaacaacataatatacaatatatatatatactatatatgttatatatataagaaaggtaGAAGAAGATAGAttacaacacatataaaataatatatatatatatatatataacaagagaataatatatataacaagagaataatatatatatatactcactcacaaccttgagtgtagaatagtggggatcaccatgacttgaacaaggtattacacctttgtccaaaagcttatttccccctatctctaagcactaagggaactctctaggaaatagctttgggaattatcaagccttagggttttctagcaaagtgctttcttggtagaaaacttcatctctcaatgagcacattagactcctttatatagtgtttaggtgatcactcttaggattcaaacacaccatctcatttctctcataaaatgagcattaatatagtttgtaacaactatatttcaaaccatttgaatcctatcatcaaattgtgtaacatctcttttattacacaatattatgatcaaccaaaagaagttacaaaagcaattaactttgtaactcttctccatgttataaagtgtaggttacaattttaggttaaataaattatatgttacacaatttatttaccaaacacctaatacatattattcacataataatatatattactacattttaatctacacttattatattataaaataatataacagaaTATCAGCAATTGTGGCTTCGACGATGGGGAATTGTGAGTCATTTGCTCCGTTGATGAAGCTTGAGAGCAGTAAGATCAACGATAGAAATGAGAGTAAAGGCTTAGTAAGGCTGACCTTCATTTTGTTCTCTAGAGCTATCGGCTAGGCTGACCTTCATTGTAATATTATcgtataacaataataacaaataaacaaattacttaattaataataatgatgatgatgatgataatgataacaaatataaaaattaattaacctttaataattaattttgtcttCTAGATTTAAGATTAGTAGCTCAATcaagaaaatatattataattagctaAGAGTTTAACCAAAACATAATTATCTGTCCGACACATTGAAAAGCACACGCACTCGCTTTGCTAGAGGGAATTAATTGGGCTCGAGATATAAGACTTCCACTCAATGCTTTCTTCTCTAATATCTTTGAGGTAATGATACTATAGTTAGGATTGTTTTTAATTAGAAATTTGTGGACAAATTCCTTTATATTTGATTTGTTATACATGTTGTTAAAGGATAAGAATATACAGGGGTAATCTAGTTATTAAGGCTCTCCAAGTTTGTTGGAGATTGAGGCAATCCTAAGAGCTTCTTCAAGGAAGCGGCATTTTATacaaggctaattagtaattttttattctgAACTGaactaaatcgtgccccttgaatttttttggccgttaaaaattcccccgaactattgagattgttaaatttaaggacttttgtctaattttagtaaaaaaattctaacattaaTAAAAGTTCAagaggcatgatttagtacatatcaaagtttgaggggcatgatttggtagatatcaaagtctggagaacatggtttagtacataaacaatcactgaaacagtcaaattgaatgaaattagacaaaagtccttaaatttaacaatcccAATAGTTCgagaggaatttttaacggccaaaaaagttcaggggcacgatttagtacatgtcaaagttcggggaaaaaaattactaattagcctttataTAAATGTCGTTCATTTTTGTTCCAACGAGGCACCATTTCAAGGTTGCATTTTGAGCTTAATGCTAGGCACTGTAGACACcgtataagttttttttttaaaaaaaaaaaaataatatttatattatttgatttatttattaaattaagaatttaattttgagaaattctacaatgcactttTTAAAAAGTAATGTATTGTTTCGGCACCTGACAAATTTTTTTAGTCCAATATTTTTATAGTCTtgcatattataattatttaagacatcttgtaaaattttaagaaatttagaaaaatttaacacgccgaaaataatGTATCTTTTTAAAAGTGGTGCACTGATGTACTCCTACCTATTTTAGCATTCAAGAGACTTTTTTAGTCTACTATTATTTCATAGTcgtgtatattatagttatttaagatattctgcaaaatttcaaaaaatcgaAGAAATTTAATACGTCGAAAGTAAAGTTCAAACTGTCTATTGCACGGGTTTGAAATAACACTTTGAAGCCACGATCTCTGTCTcttccttgctctctctctAAGTTTTTATCTCAATTTGGTAGCTCTAGGGTTCTCAAATTCATAGATTAAAATGTTCTATTTATAGTGCTTTAAAAGATAGATGAATCCCCTtagaattaggatttttttttaaaaataaaataaaataagataagtaCGGCGCTATAATGCCcaacacaatttttatttctgcaCCTGATtagtattttggtcataacttcTTAAATACAACTCAgtattggacgattcaagatgtttcggaaagctaagaacgagatctaaaactttcatgttGAGCTCCAAGTCCAGTTCTGCCTCTAAGGTTGTCAAAATTTACAATTAAGCTCCGCCTTGTAAAACTGAGCTCGCCGACTTTTACTATTTTCCACCAAAATATGCTAACATCCTTCCAAATGACTCTAAATGCAtgattagtttttaaaaaagcCTAACAAATTATAATCACACTAATCAATAgtttaaagaatcaatttaagaatattaatacaTGAATTGATCATATCTATAAAACAAATATAGACTCATCAAATAGCTCACTTTGTTAAAATTCTACTCTAATGATGTGCTAAATTGTGATGCAAATATGTCACATAACAAAAATTGATCCAAATTTGGATCACAACATAGCATGATGTAAAatttgcatcacaataaatgctATACTTTTATATTTACCATTATaccattttaaatattttattattaattttagttaacaAGCACCTttacattaaattaaatgacttacattattgttattaaattttatatttatctttgcattattagtattattttatattttttctaataaattattaagtggacattaaatgatatattaaattttacatcgAAAATTACAATTATGCATTTGAGCACAATAGTAAAAGTTAATGtaaaaatatcacaaaaatACTTTTTGTGTCAAATATAGCTATATTTTTAATCTCCCATAAGAGATGGTCTTATAGTTTGCTAGAGACATGATGAAGGGAAATAATAGGAAAATAAGACAAAGAGGAGACAaatcttttaaattaaaaagGGGAGATCTGTCCCGCCATTTATGTTTAACTCTATTAATTACAACTTGGCAATCAGAAACAATACAATCAATAGGGAAATGCAGAATAGAACAGAACACCAAGTAATTGCCCTGAAAAGAGCTTCTGCTTCAGCGAAATCAGAGGAAGACCACTAGGGATTGAAGAATAGCATCCTGCTACAACTTCCTCGCGACAGTTCTGAACCACTGCTCCAAAACCAATTCTTGAGCTTTGTTCCCTAACTGAAGCATCCACACTTAGCTTGAATCTCCCAGGTGAAGGCAATAGAGTGTCTTGAATAGTTGCAGGCATTGGATGATTAGAAGAAGAGCTTGCAGCAGTCATCTGATTGCCATTCCATCCAAAGATGGATCTGTTTTGAGCAGTACAATAATCCTGCAAGTATGAGCTCACCAAAAAAATAGAGGTATTTGTTTTCACTCTTTTGTATGACAATTTGAAGTCCATATAAATATAGTAGGTGCTGCCACTGTTAATTACTCAGATTTTGTTTCCTTGAATTGAATCAAAAGCTACAAAAGGTGGTAAGAAAGAAATATGTATGTGTATTGTGTGTCCACAAGTAAAGTAGGTTTTATATTTCTTTTAGATCTTCACTTTTTCTCATAGATAGTTAAAATTATTACCTGTTTAAGAAGGCTGCTAATGATGGAGTTTACagagataaataaataataaatattatagaattaaaATAGAATACTTGTACAGATTAAAATATGTATCTATTTGGTTGTATCAACACAGATGAGGATTAAATTTCATCAATCGATACCAAAATTTTAACCTCCCTCTAGAACTCTTATTCAAGAAGATAAACTAGTACATTATAATCACTGTTGGGACAACAATTATCAACTATATAAAGATTGGTACATATATATCGGATGATGTGGGCTCAGATTAGGCAAAATAATCACTTGCATGGTGTGAAACTGCAGTTGACAGTGCCATAACCCGAGTTGGCCCTCATAAACCGCAAGCCTGTAAGAAGTACACTGCGTGTAGATCCCATTAATGCCCAATCCAAATGTTGAACAACACCAATTGTGTTGTAAGGAAATCGAAGAGTGTTGTAGGAGTTGAGAAATGAGGTAACCCCTTCTCTTAGAAGAGTTCTGTAAGGGTCTCCTCTCCCTTGTAAGGCTTGCATCATTGTCAAATCTGTACCATACCGACTAGCTGCAAGTGATCCAAACACAACAGCCACCTTAGTCTCAGGATTCACCATCCTCCAGTAGCACCTGTATTCAGGCATTGTCCAACTCCTGCCAATTTATAATTTAAGACAAAATCATGAGTTTCCAGCAGTTTTTGTTATGATCCATCAAGTTTCAACTCAAAAGTGACATATGCTCTCTTAAAATGGTAGTGCTACCTCTTTTTGAGCCCCAAATCACCGAATCTCTAGTGggttttaacttttttatttttatgcttACTATTGTTTGTATGCTTATTTGAGTTATTGGATTCTCATACCATGTGAATGTTGTACCTCTATTCCAGTTGGGACCTTATAGTTAGTTAGGTGATAGTGTATTGATGTACAATAGAATTGTGTGAGTAATAAGTAGCTTACTTAGATGGGCATGCTGAGGCTTCCAAAAAGGGAGCTGGTGGCAATGGAGGCAGAGGAGGCATTGGCGGAAGCCTAAAAGCTGGTGATGGAGGAGGAATTGCTGGTGTAACAGGCGATACCACAGGTTGTGGCTGAGCAGGTGGAGCTGGTGTGGCCACAGGCGGTGGCTGCGCTGGTGGCACTGGTACTGCCACAGGAGGTGGCTGTGCTGGTGTTACTGGTGCGGGAACAGGATTAGTGGACTTTGGGCAGTTTGGCATTGGCTGGGCAGGCTGTGAGAGCAATGAATCGGTTGCATACATCTCCATGTCGAAGAACCTAAACATTAGCCTGAGTTTCTGGGCTGGTCCAGCAGGAGCCGAGCAGCCTGATTCAGAGCCTTGTCCACTGTCGGACACCTGTGAAAAACAGCCACTGAGATCTGGCGCACCATCAAATTTCACCGCATAGTTCCCAAACCAATTTGTAGTCTCTTCCCTTGACATTGTGATTTGGCCATTGCTGTCTGTACAGGTTACTTTGACTTTAACTCCTGCAATTAGAAGTAAGTTATGTACTTTTGTAGATTAATTTAGTCCACTCCAATCTCATTCAAATTAGCTATAAGATCAAAAGACATAGTATTAGGACAATGAATGAACATCTTGGTTGCGTTGGTTATTTATATAAATGGTCAAAATAAACTCTTCATTGCTAACTAAGAAACTCAAAGCTCAAATGGTACATGATACAAGTTGTACAGCACAAAGCAAAAATTGCACATTTAATGGATAAATAACATAGTTAAACTCTAACCAGAAATGGGATAATCAAACCAGGATCTTTGACCATCTTTGCATTGATCACAGAAGACTGTGCCAGTAACCATGGCATCTCCCTGAATTCCATCAATGGCTGCagcaaaaataagaaaagatacAAAGAAGAGTTGTTGCGGCAAACCCATACGGCCAATAAAGGAAGAGAGTAAAAGAATAAGAGAAAGATTGGTGTGAAGTGATCAGAGCCAGCAAAAACCAATGAGATGTAAATAAAAAGATAGCAGTGAGTTATAGTTACTTATATTTAACGCTCAACTGCCTCCATTTATGAGTtggaaatagaaaataaaaaatgtatacaTTCAAACTAAAGCGCTGAATCAGTACGGAGTTGCATTTAAGACTGGTAAGTGGTAACCAGTAAGGTTGAGTGGTCTAGAAAGATGATCTTAACTTTCTTCTAAATCTATAACCCCTTTCACACGTGAGAGAGatacatagttttttttttaaaattaaaaaaaaaaaaaaaagaaaatagtaaaCAATTTTGTTGAAAATGTTCTTTAAGATTTTGCTAgctttatattatcttttccaAAAACAGGTGAGATGGAAATAAATATGGTTATTCAATGAGACCACTACTCACTAACATTAAAACTCTGTTAAAAGACACTTAAAATGATAATGTTTCAATCACAAGGGTTAGTAAGAATCGATTCTTACATGGCCAAAGTGGACATCTCATGGTAGTTCAACTCAACATTGGTTATGAATTTTCTTTCCCACTGTCGAATACGTAAATCCAAACAAATGCTTTGTAGcacaattaaattataaaaaatagtaaattaaaATCTCATATTCATATATCACTAGGGAAAGACCATAAATTATCAGAGTTATAATAATCATTATGCATATCAATACAAACATCAAAAGAATCTTTCTTTAATTTATGTCACTCACATTTGGTAGAATTTTCAAGTGACACCATTGCTTAATTACACTATCAGTGACACGATAAGCTAAATATAAGTCGAATTGGCATTTATACATGAATATCAAAAGTATTTAAAGGGTCTTAATCAACAATCAAGACCCCAAAACCTTTCTACAATGACTTAAAAAAGACTATGCGGCCGACCACCATTTCTATACAGAATTTATTAGTATAAACAGCTAAGTTAGACCTAATATTGATTGTACTtggaattaaatgcaaaatctTTATTAACGTGTTACGTTAATTCCAACTGTTTGTCCCTTATTATGCATTGTTCACAGACATGTATAGTAATAAGTATCTCAAAGTCTCAACCAATTTTTCAAGTCAATTCTTTTCCAAATGTCAGAAACATTGACATGGTGATCACTTATAACATAATATCATTATTGGTATATGCTTTTGCTGGTAGCGGGTATTAGTTGGCCGTCGAAGTAGATGTGtgtactcaaaaaaaaaaaaaaaaaaaaaaaaaaaaggtagatGTGTGTgtctatatatacacacacatatgttatatatattatctaCCCCAGTGTGCATTAATTAGCAGTGAAGGAAAGGTGAGtttcaaattttttcttatatttagcCACTAAAGTTTggttacaaaataaaatagaatggaaATAGTAATAGGAGTAGGCAtgaaatttttattgttttgtttataAAGATTACAGAATTAATAactgaataaaaattattatgtcTTATGTAGTAAGAATAAGAAGTTTATTTAGTccccaataataataaaatagaagccAAAGCTCTCTTCCACAACATCAACTGGATCCTACAATTGGAAGTGACAATTACTCATATCGAAACAGATGCACTCATAGTTTCTAATGCTTTGACTATTTCTTGTCCTACGATTTTTTCTTCCAAAGACTTAATTGTAGACATATATTGTCTTTTATCTTCTCTCCCTAATGTATCTATTTGCCATGTTAAACATAATGCTAACATGGTTGTCCATGGGTTAGCTAGATATGTTTTAGGGTTGGATGAAGCTTGTTTTTGGTTGAGTAATATCTCTCCACCGATTTACGATGTTATTGTAAACGAACTACCTTTTGTTTTATGATAAAATAGTATTtctcctcaaaaaaaaaaaaaaaaaacgccttattattataaaaaaaaaaatacacttaaataatttttaaaaattactcata
This window harbors:
- the LOC133031742 gene encoding anther-specific proline-rich protein APG-like; amino-acid sequence: MGLPQQLFFVSFLIFAAAIDGIQGDAMVTGTVFCDQCKDGQRSWFDYPISGVKVKVTCTDSNGQITMSREETTNWFGNYAVKFDGAPDLSGCFSQVSDSGQGSESGCSAPAGPAQKLRLMFRFFDMEMYATDSLLSQPAQPMPNCPKSTNPVPAPVTPAQPPPVAVPVPPAQPPPVATPAPPAQPQPVVSPVTPAIPPPSPAFRLPPMPPLPPLPPAPFLEASACPSKSWTMPEYRCYWRMVNPETKVAVVFGSLAASRYGTDLTMMQALQGRGDPYRTLLREGVTSFLNSYNTLRFPYNTIGVVQHLDWALMGSTRSVLLTGLRFMRANSGYGTVNCSFTPCK